One genomic segment of Impatiens glandulifera chromosome 6, dImpGla2.1, whole genome shotgun sequence includes these proteins:
- the LOC124941644 gene encoding cytochrome b561 and DOMON domain-containing protein At3g61750-like, whose amino-acid sequence MEVDSRSRRRLSFFRFAVSLCFLVVSWRPSIILAATEELDVDVTAVAGRCNVDLSSFLPLPYGGVKDMECKPVWNTFVLQYSQSKDHVLTVVLSAVYTMGWVGMGFSSNGKMLNSSAMVGWINKEGIAHIKQYHLKGFRQREVIPDKGNLPLSDNVPTVVALRGATLYMGFQLKFNSTLSRQYILLAFGSRYPTAKHKHLYHHDDKTAIIFDFASGSVSVARDSAGETRKTHGSLGIIGWGLILPWGAIAARYFRHHDPLWYYLHIGIQFTGFIIGLAAAVVGLSLYNRMHASFPAHRGIGIFVLVLSILQILAFFLRPEKESKKRKYWNWYHHWFGRIAILLANINIILGINIANAGNGWKGGYGFLLSTLLIATIVLEVFLRIKRRDQNQKNNSDFQINSSKPIPPDHFTF is encoded by the exons ATGGAGGTCGATTCGAGATCTAGGCGACGCCTTTCTTTCTTCCGATTCGCGGTATCGTTATGCTTTCTTGTGGTTTCGTGGCGTCCTTCAATAATTTTGGCGGCGACTGAGGAATTAGATGTGGATGTAACCGCTGTTGCAGGACGTTGCAATGTAGATCTATCGTCGTTTCTGCCTCTTCCTTATGGCGGTGTTAAGGATATGGAGTGTAAACCGGTTTGGAATACGTTCGTTCTCCAG TATTCTCAGAGCAAAGATCATGTCTTAACAGTTGTATTATCAGCTGTGTATACAATGGGATGGGTAGGAATGGGATTCTCAAGCAATGGAAAAATGCTTAATTCAAGTGCTATGGTAGGATGGATTAACAAAGAAGGAATAGCTCATATTAAGCAATATCACTTAAAGGGTTTTCGACAAAGAGAGGTTATACCAGACAAGGGTAACCTTCCATTATCAGACAACGTTCCTACAGTTGTTGCCCTTCGCGGAGCCACATTGTATATGGGATTTCAGTTGAAGTTTAATTCTACTTTGTCTCGTCAGTATATACTATTGGCGTTTGGTAGTCGATACCCCACTGCCAAACACAAGCATCTGTATCATCACGATGATAAAACCGCCATCATCTTTGACTTCGCTTCAGGTTCAGTTTCGGTTGCACGGGATAGTGCGGGCGAGACACGAAAGACACATGGATCATTGGGTATAATAGGATGGGGTTTGATACTTCCTTGGGGAGCAATAGCTGCGAGATATTTTAGACATCATGATCCTCTTTGGTATTATCTTCATATTGGGATTCAGTTTACAGGTTTTATTATAGGCCTTGCTGCTGCTGTAGTTGGACTATCACTTTACAACAGAATGCATGCAAGTTTTCCGGCTCATAGAGGAATTGGTATCTTCGTCCTTGTCCTAAGTATTCTTCAG ATATTGGCGTTTTTCTTACGACCCGAAAAGGAgagtaagaaaagaaaatacTGGAATTGGTATCATCATTGGTTTGGAAGAATAGCAATTCTACTTGCaaacataaacataatattGGGTATAAACATTGCAAATGCAGGAAATGGATGGAAAGGTGGCTATGGTTTTCTACTTTCCACACTTCTTATAGCCACCATTGTTTTGGAAGTTTTCTTGAGAATTAAAAGGAGGGATCAGAATCAGAAGAACAATTCAGATTTCCAAATCAATTCTTCTAAACCAATTCCTCCTGATCATTTTACTTTCTAA
- the LOC124943879 gene encoding uncharacterized protein LOC124943879 encodes MKSHSHGGRSSTGSPNLPSCILATLFLLLIITAAITVFFIFFNPKQPKIAVVSIKFPSFSISNGTVNFTFLQNVSVTNPNRDDFTHYDSSLQLVYSGNPVGIVFIPAGEIGGGRTQHMTAKFDLESYPMAVREVSYYDDENLNGNGNGMVIESRMKMIGRVRVLKIFTHRVESKSVCRVDVDVIKGSVLSVHCS; translated from the coding sequence ATGAAATCCCATTCCCATGGCGGCAGATCTTCAACCGGAAGTCCAAATTTACCATCATGTATACTCGCAACACTTTTCCTTCTCCTCATTATCACCGCAGCAATAACcgtcttcttcatcttcttcaatccaAAACAACCAAAGATCGCCGTCGTATCCATCAAATTCCCTTCCTTTTCAATCTCAAACGGAACAGTCAACTTCACATTCTTACAAAACGTCTCAGTCACGAACCCTAACCGCGACGATTTCACTCATTACGACAGTTCATTACAGCTCGTCTATTCCGGTAATCCGGTCGGTATCGTGTTCATTCCGGCCGGTGAGATTGGCGGTGGACGGACGCAACATATGACGGCTAAATTCGATTTGGAATCGTATCCAATGGCGGTTAGGGAGGTGAGTTATTATGATGATGAGAATTTGAATGGGAATGGGAATGGGATGGTGATTGAAAGTAGGATGAAGATGATTGGTAGGGTTAGGGTTTTGAAGATATTTACACATAGAGTTGAGAGTAAATCTGTTTGTAGAGTTGATGTTGATGTGATTAAGGGATCTGTTTTGAGTGTGCATTGTTCATGA
- the LOC124941642 gene encoding protein REDUCED CHLOROPLAST COVERAGE 1: MAPKNNHRGKTKGDKKKKEEKVLPVVVDIRVNLPDESHVILKGISTDRIIDVRRLLAVNAITCNITNFSLSHEVRGSRLKDTVDVAALKPCLLTLVEEDYDEESAKIHIRRLLDIVACTTSFGTSLIKDTKSENGKNVRAAQDTKTSKKSGKSLANGKEISPPPSPQPQEKDLSQVEVEGEMINPCPRLGSFYEFFSLSHLTPPLQFIRKSTRQLTDEISLDDHLFSVEVKLCNGKMTFIEVCGKGFYSIGKQRILCHNLVDLLRQLSRAFDNAYDDLMKAFSERNKFGNLPYGFRANTWLIPPVAALSPSGFPQLPVEDETWGGNGGGLGRDGKSDLLPWSKEFLSLASMPCKSSEERQIRDRKAFLLHSLFVDVAIFKAISAVQYVMEKPESIHSNGNNIFVYSQKVGDLTITVFKDSANASNKVDTKMDGILATQLDQKSLVERNLLKGITADENTAAHDLATLGFLNLRYCGYIAVVKVEGRDIVEVDSSLPSLEFFDQLEGGANALNINSLRFLLHKGASLDSTKVVASSQTLEEVELGSSQAFVERLLEDSIAKLQQEEPEDDPFIRWELGACWVQHLQDQKNTEKDKKASAEKPKNEMRVEGLRTSLKSLKNSKKNPIVTNIKSEKLDGDIVNGENEDSATFLLKSQLESHENEHVLRSLLSDAAFTRLKESDTGLHSKSIQELIELSQKYYNEVALPKLVADFGSLELSPVDGRTLTDFMHTRGLRMRSLGQVVKLSEKLSHVQSLCIHEMIVRAFKHVVQAVIASLDDKKYTAASIAATLNLILGVPGSEKPNETYNVHPLVWRWLNVFLKKRYQWDLSSSNYKDVRKFAILRGLCHKVGIELVPRDYDMDSPNPFRKIDIVSLVPVHKQAACSSADGRQLLESSKTALDKGKLEDAVSYGTKALAKLVAVCGPYHRMTAGAYSLLAVVLYHTGDFNQATIYQQKALDINERELGLDHPDTMKSYGDLAVFYYRLQHTELALKYVKRALYLLHLTCGPSHPNTAATYINVAMMEEGLGNVHIALRYLHKALKCNQRLLGPDHIQTAASYHAIAIALSLMEAYPLSVQHEQTTLQILRTKLGPDDLRTQDAAAWLEYFESKAYEQQEAARNGTRKPDASIASKGHLSVSDLLDYINPSDDVKGTDSVSVRKKSYANKVKGKSFQNLSFTGTERSPKDDSDEEKQILLSEDNTNSSSSSLLPAVESSNEETNPPEAIQTLLDENNLSQDDFPEIESSPAAEGEDDWQPVQRTRYIASYGRRIKQRRRIYSYQKKETGIESDYIKLKKNNYQIFRRSASGNQNETNPTNKYSRRFVKAVTYRVKSVPSSTAATTTTTKEIEKEKETAPSVSTTEISQKRSIISLGKSPSYKEVALAPPGTISMLHVIESSPDIDNKEEVIAETIEEKETIELIMEDAHEDSKEEEIEPVTVCLHDENKPPSSSEEEEIQQIVTSEGAAESKEILGKKLSASAAPFNPSAVIVSRGPTSLPMNISVPIGPWPMNMSLHPGPPICSSPLHHHHLHPYPSPPQTPNMIHQLPFLYPSSFTQPQSVVPNTSFPMNTTPFHPNHFAWQEYVHNNNNNNNMVWPGCHRMEPMISPTKPEGGLVVVENGGSDQESKVIIVSDNEEENGKNNNNVEERRKVDDGEKTLNILIKGRRNRKQTLRMPISLLKRTYSSQAFKVVYSRVVRESEALNSASC; the protein is encoded by the exons AAGACTACGATGAAGAGAGCGCCAAAATCCATATCAGGCGCTTGTTGGACATTGTTGCTTGCACGACGAGCTTCGGTACGTCTCTCATCAAGGATACGAAGAGCGAAAACGGTAAAAATGTGCGGGCTGCTCAGGATACAAAGACCTCCAAGAAGTCCGGCAAGTCTCTGGCGAATGGTAAGGAGATCTCTCCGCCACCATCTCCACAGCCGCAAGAGAAGGATTTATCGCAGGTTGAAGTTGAAGGAGAGATGATTAATCCATGTCCTAGGCTTGGAAGCTTTTACGAGTTCTTTTCTCTTTCTCATCTCACTCCTCCACTTCAAT TTATCAGGAAATCAACGAGGCAGTTAACTGACGAGATCTCATTGGATGATCATCTTTTTTCTGTTGAA GTGAAACTTTGCAATGGAAAAATGACCTTTATAGAGGTTTGCGGAAAAGGATTTTACAGTATTGGGAAACAGAGGATTTTATGTCATAACCTTGTTGATTTATTAAGGCAGCTTAGTAGAGCTTTTGATAAT GCCTATGATGATCTCATGAAAGCTTTTTCTGAACGTAACAAG TTTGGTAATCTTCCTTATGGATTCAGAGCCAACACATGGCTCATCCCTCCAGTTGCTGCGTTGTCACCATCAGGTTTTCCTCAGCTCCCTGTGGAGGATGAGACATGGGGAGGAAATGGTGGTGGCTTAGGAAGAGATGGGAAAAGTGATTTACTTCCATGGTCAAAGGAGTTTTTGTCTCTTGCATCTATGCCTTGCAAATCATCTGAGGAAAGGCAGATCCGAGACAGGAAAGCTTTCCTTCTTCACAGTTTATTTGTGGATGTTGCCATTTTCAAAGCAATCTCAGCTGTGCAGTATGTGATGGAGAAACCAGAATCAATCCATTCTAATGGAAACAACATATTCGTTTACAGTCAGAAAGTTGGGGATCTAACTATAACTGTCTTTAAAGATTCTGCTAATGCTAGCAATAAAGTGGACACTAAGATGGATGGAATTCTAGCTACTCAATTAGATCAAAAGAGTTTGGTCGAAAGAAACCTTCTGAAGGGAATCACAGCCGATGAAAATACAGCTGCTCAT GATCTTGCTACTCTTGGTTTTCTCAATTTAAGATACTGCGGATACATTGCAGTTGTAAAAGTGGAAGGGAGAGACATTGTGGAAGTAGATTCTTCATTACCAAGCTTGGAATTTTTTGATCAGCTTGAAGGGGGGGCTAATGCTCTCAATATTAACAG TTTAAGATTCCTTCTTCACAAGGGTGCATCTTTAGACTCCACAAAAGTAGTTGCATCTTCTCAAACTTTGGAAGAAGTAGAACTTGGATCTTCTCAAGCTTTTGTGGAAAGATTGCTGGAAGATAGTATTGCTAAACTTCAGCAAGAGGAGCCTGAAGATGATCCCTTTATCAGATGGGAACTTGGAGCTTGCTGGGTACAACACTTGCAAGATCAAAAGAACACAGAGAAGGATAAAAAAGCATCTGCTGAAAAGCCTAAAAATGAGATGAGGGTTGAGGGTCTCCGGACTTCCCTGAAATCCCTTAAGAACAGCAAAAAGAATCCTATTGTAACTAATATAAAGTCTGAGAAATTAGATGGGGACATTGTCAATGGGGAGAATGAAGATTCTGCAACATTTCTATTAAAGTCTCAACTTGAGTCCCATGAAAATGAGCACGTTCTTAGGAGCTTGTTGTCAGATGCAGCTTTTACTCGTCTAAAAGAATCAGACACTGGACTTCACAGCAAG TCTATTCAAGAGTTGATTGAATTGTCTCAGAAGTATTACAATGAAGTTGCTCTTCCTAAACTG GTTGCAGATTTTGGTTCATTGGAGCTCTCACCTGTTGATGGTCGTACTTTGACAGATTTCATGCATACAAGAGGGCTTAGGATGCGTTCTCTAGGACAAGTG GTTAAACTTTCGGAAAAGTTGTCGCATGTGCAATCTCTCTGTATCCATGAGATGATAGTGCGAGCTTTTAAGCATGTCGTCCAGGCAGTGATTGCTTCTTTGGATGATAAGAAGTATACAGCTGCCTCAATTGCAGCCACGCTGAATCTGATTCTAGGTGTTCCTGGCAGTGAGAAACCAAATGAAACTTATAATGTGCATCCACTTGTGTGGAGATGGCTGAATGTTTTCTTAAAAAAGCGATACCAATGGGATCTTAGCAGCTCAAACTACAAAGATGTGCGTAAATTTGCTATTCTGCGTGGATTGTGCCACAAG GTGGGCATTGAGCTGGTTCCCAGAGACTATGATATGGATTCCCCTAACCCATTCCGGAAGATTGACATTGTCAGTTTGGTGCCAGTGCATAAG CAAGCAGCATGCTCATCAGCAGATGGAAGACAACTCCTGGAATCATCAAAAACAGCATTAGACAAAGGGAAACTTGAAGATGCAGTCAGTTATGGGACAAAG GCTCTAGCCAAACTGGTAGCAGTTTGTGGTCCCTATCATCGAATGACAGCAGGAGCTTATAGCCTTCTTGCCGTAGTTCTCTACCACACAGGAGACTTCAATCAG GCCACAATATATCAGCAAAAAGCTTTGGATATCAACGAGAGAGAATTGGGGCTTGATCATCCAGATACAATGAAGAGCTACGGAGATCTTGCTGTATTCTATTACAGACTTCAGCACACAGAGCTTGCTCTCAA ATATGTGAAGCGTGCACTCTATCTTCTACACCTCACTTGTGGTCCATCACATCCAAACACTGCTGCAACATATATCAATGTGGCAATGATGGAGGAAGGTCTGGGAAATGTGCATATTGCACTCAGATATCTTCACAAGGCCTTAAAATGTAACCAGAGATTACTTGGACCAGACCATATTCAG ACAGCTGCAAGTTATCATGCCATTGCAATTGCCCTCTCATTGATGGAAGCTTACCCTTTGAGTGTCCAGCATGAGCAGACAACCTTGCAAATTCTGCGAACCAAGCTTGGCCCAGATGACCTACGTACACAG GATGCAGCAGCTTGGCTCGAGTACTTTGAATCCAAGGCTTATGAACAGCAAGAAGCTGCCCGAAATGGTACAAGGAAACCTGATGCATCTATAGCCAGCAAAGGCCACTTAAG TGTCTCAGATTTGCTTGACTACATTAATCCTAGCGATGATGTCAAAGGAACAGATTCTGTTTCTGTTAGAAAGAAAAGTTATGCTAATAAG GTGAAAGGGAAGTCTTTCCAAAACTTAAGCTTCACAGGTACAGAAAGATCTCCCAAAGATGATTCAGATGAAGAGAAACAAATACTTTTGTCAGAAGATAACACAAATTCATCCAGTAGCAGCCTGTTGCCCGCTGTTGAGTCGTCTAATGAAGAAACAAACCCACCCGAAGCTATTCAGACTCTCCTAGACGAGAATAATCTAAGTCAAGATGATTTTCCTGAAATTGAATCATCACCAGCAGCAGAAGGAGAAGATGATTGGCAGCCAGTACAAAGAACAAGATATATAGCCTCATATGGAAGAAGAATAAAACAAAGAAGGAGAATATATAGCTATCAGAAAAAAGAAACAGGAATCGAATCCGATTATATTAAACTGAAGAAGAACAACTACCAAATCTTCAGGAGATCAGCTTCAGGAAACCAAAACGAGACAAACCCAACCAACAAATACAGTCGACGGTTCGTCAAAGCAGTTACTTACAGAGTGAAGTCCGTTCCTTCTTCAACCgccgccaccaccaccaccaccaaagaaatagaaaaagaaaaagaaactgCTCCATCTGTTTCCACTACTGAAATATCGCAAAAACGTTCAATAATCAGCCTGGGTAAATCTCCTTCCTACAAGGAAGTAGCATTGGCTCCACCCGGAACTATTTCTATGCTCCATGTGATAGAGTCTTCTCCAGATATCGATAACAAAGAGGAGGTTATAGCTGAAACCATCGAAGAAAAGGAAACAATTGAATTGATCATGGAAGATGCTCACGAGGAttctaaagaagaagaaatcgaACCTGTCACTGTTTGTCTGCATGACGAGAATAAACCACCTTCATCatcagaagaagaagagattcaGCAAATCGTTACATCGGAAGGTGCTGCAGAATCAAAGGAAATACTGGGAAAGAAACTGTCAGCATCTGCAGCTCCGTTCAATCCATCTGCAGTTATTGTTTCACGTGGACCCACATCACTTCCGATGAACATATCCGTTCCAATTGGCCCATGGCCAATGAACATGTCTCTTCACCCAGGCCCACCAATTTGCTCGTCACCTcttcaccaccaccacctccaccCGTATCCTTCTCCTCCACAAACTCCGAACATGATTCATCAACTTCCATTCCTATACCCTTCTTCATTCACTCAACCGCAATCAGTAGTTCCAAACACTAGTTTTCCTATGAACACAACTCCTTTCCACCCAAACCATTTCGCATGGCAAGAGTACGTTCACaacaataacaacaacaacaacatggTTTGGCCAGGCTGCCATAGGATGGAGCCAATGATTTCACCAACTAAACCTGAGGGAGGACTAGTAGTAGTAGAGAATGGTGGGAGTGATCAAGAATCTAAGGTAATTATTGTATCGGATAACGAAGAAGAGAATggtaagaataataataatgttgaggAACGACGTAAAGTTGATGATGGGGAGAAGACGCTTAATATATTGATAAAGGGGAGGAGAAACAGGAAACAAACACTTAGAATGCCGATAAGTTTGCTGAAGAGAACTTATAGTTCGCAGGCGTTTAAAGTCGTGTATAGTAGAGTTGTTCGAGAGAGTGAAGCTCTTAACTCTGCTAGCTGTTGA
- the LOC124941318 gene encoding phosphatidylinositol 4-kinase gamma 4-like yields the protein MSSSGVAISQIRSESAISSGHLTDQSELIMIFVAVSGSMIPLRVFESDSVETIKFRLQRHNGFVVKNQKLVCSGRELARSNSLVRDYGVTDGNIIHLVLRLSDLQVINVKTSSGKEFTFHVERSRDVGYVKRKISRKKKSSRLVDSDEEEVITTSNGEQLEDGRLINDICKSNDAVVHLFVGKSAKIRSKPVDKHFELSIVAPQIKVNSIVVPDKPPDRDILLEPVIVNPKIEVPFVISEMIDSTTKGLEMGNYPIKTAEGTGGAYFIPDESGNNYVSVFKPIDEEPMAVNNPGSLPISIDGEGLKKGTRVGEGALREAAAYILDHCHKKDGLESIGFSGVPPTTIVKCLHRGFHHPDGIRVKIGSLQMFMENQGSCEDIGPGSFPVQEVHKISVLDIRMANADRHAGNILLQKDKSGQTRLIPIDHGYCLPDSFEDCTFEWLYWPQAKHAYNQETLEYIESLDAEADIALLKLHGWDMPIETARTLRISTMLLKKGAERGMTPFAIGNIMCRASLKKESILEEIVQEAMDSVLPGSSEDSFVEAVSHVMDRRLNEKKNGK from the exons ATGTCTTCATCAGGCGTTGCGATTAGTCAAATTCGGAGTGAATCCGCAATCTCTTCTGGTCATTTAACTGATCAGAGCGAATTGATTATGATATTTGTTGCTGTTTCTGGATCGATGATTCCTTTGCGTGTTTTCGAGTCAGATTCAGTTGAAACAATTAAGTTTAGACTCCAGAGACATAATGGATTTGTTGTGAAGAATCAGAAGCTTGTTTGTAGTGGGAGAGAGCTTGCACGAAGTAATTCTCTCGTTCGTGACTATGGTGTCACTGATGGAAACATTATCCATTTAGTTCTTCGTCTTTCGGATCTTCAAGTTATCAATGTTAAGACATCCTCTGGGAAAGAGTTCACCTTCCATGTTGAACGATCTAGAGATGTTGGATATGTTAAACGCAAGATCTCTAGGAAGAAGAAGTCATCCAGATTAGTTGATTCCGACGAAGAAGAAGTTATTACAACGTCCAATGGTGAGCAGTTGGAAGATGGTAGGCTTATAAACGACATCTGCAAGAGCAATGATGCAGTTGTTCATCTCTTCGTCGGAAAATCTGCAAAGATTAGATCTAAACCTGTTGATAAACATTTCGAATTGTCCATAGTTGCACCCCAAATTAAGGTTAACAGTATAGTTGTACCTGATAAGCCACCAGATAGAGACATCTTGCTTGAACCAGTGATTGTAAATCCGAAAATCGAAGTTCCATTTGTGATTTCCGAAATGATCGATTCAACTACAAAAGGACTTGAAATGGGAAACTACCCGATCAAGACTGCAGAAGGAACTGGAGGAGCGTATTTCATCCCAGATGAATCGGGTAACAATTATGTCTCTGTATTCAAGCCGATTGACGAAGAACCCATGGCTGTGAATAATCCGGGATCTCTTCCTATTTCGATTGATGGTGAGGGTTTAAAGAAAGGAACCAGAGTAGGGGAAGGTGCTTTAAGGGAAGCTGCAGCCTATATTTTGGACCATTGTCATAAAAAAGATGGTCTTGAGTCGATTGGGTTTTCTGGTGTTCCTCCAACAACAATCGTGAAGTGTTTGCACAGGGGATTCCATCACCCTGATGGTATTCGAGTTAAGATTGGATCACTTCAGATGTTCATGGAAAATCAGGGAAGTTGTGAGGATATTGGTCCCGGTTCTTTTCCAGTTCAAGAGGTTCACAAAATCTCTGTTTTGGATATTCGGATGGCGAATGCAGATAGGCATGCCGGAAACATCCTTCTGCAAAAGGATAAAAGTGGCCAGACAAGGCTGATTCCTATCGACCATGGTTACTGCTTGCCCGATTCA TTTGAAGATTGTACCTTTGAGTGGCTCTACTGGCCTCAAGCAAAGCACGCATACAACCAAGAGACTCTAGAATACATCGAATCACTAGATGCTGAAGCAGACATTGCTCTATTGAAATTACATGGTTGGGATATGCCAATTGAAACTGCTCGCACTCTTCGGATTTCCACAATGCTACTTAAGAAAGGGGCCGAAAGAGGTATGACCCCATTTGCTATTGGAAACATTATGTGCAGAGCAAGCTTGAAAAAGGAATCGATTTTGGAAGAAATCGTACAAGAAGCCATGGACTCTGTTCTCCCCGGTTCTAGTGAAGATTCTTTTGTGGAAGCAGTTTCTCATGTTATGGACCGTCGCTTGAACGAAAAGAAAAATGGCAAGTAA
- the LOC124941643 gene encoding phragmoplastin DRP1A-like — protein MDSLITLVNKLQRACTALGDYGDESALPTLWDALPSIAVVGGQSSGKSSVLESIVGKDFLPRGSGIVTRRPLVLQLHKIDEGREYAEFMHLPRKRFTDFAAVRKEIADETDRETGRSKQISTVPIYLSIHSPNVVNLTLIDLPGLTKVAVDGQPDSIVADIENMVRSFIEKPNSVILAISPANQDLATSDAIKISREVDPTGERTLGVLTKIDLMDKGTDAVEILEGKAYKLKFPWVGVVNRSQADINKNTDMIAARRRERDYFATTPEYKHLAHRMGSEHLGKILSKHLEQVIKSRIPGLQSLISKTVIELETELSSLGKPVANDAGGKLYMIMEICRNFDGIFKEHLDGIRSGGDKIYNIFDNQLPAALKRLQFDKQLSMENVRKLITEADGYQPHLIAPEQGYRRLIESSLVSVKGPAEAAVDAVHSVLKELVHKSIKETMELRQYPTLRVEVANAAGESLDRMKEESRKATMQLVEMEYNYLTVDFFRKLPQDIEKGGNPTLSIFDRYNDSYLRRIGSNVLSYVNMVCAGLRNSIPKSIVYCQVREAKRSLLDIFFAELGTKEAKQLGRLLDEDPAVMQRRISLAKRLELYRAAQAEVDAVAWSK, from the exons ATGGATAGTTTGATTACTTTGGTGAACAAGCTTCAAAGAGCTTGTACTGCGCTCGGCGATTATGGTGACGAAAGTGCTTTACCTACTCTTTGGGACGCGCTTCCTTCTATTGCTGTTGTCGGTGGTCAG AGTTCCGGGAAGTCTTCTGTTCTAGAGAGTATTGTTGGAAAAGACTTTTTGCCTCGTGGATCTG GAATTGTTACTCGGCGCCCTCTTGTTTTACAGCTCCATAAGATTGATGAAGGAAGAGAATATGCAGAGTTTATGCATCTTCCAAGAAAGAGATTCACTGATTTTG CTGCTGTGAGGAAGGAGATAGCTGATGAGACTGATAGAGAAACTGGTCGCTCAAAGCAAATTTCAACTGTCCCAATTTATCTCAGTATCCACTCTCCCAATG TTGTGAATTTGACACTTATTGATCTTCCGGGGCTTACAAAAGTAGCTGTTG ATGGTCAGCCGGACAGTATTGTTGCTGATATTGAGAATATGGTTAGATCTTTTATTGAGAAG CCCAATTCCGTAATATTGGCTATTTCTCCTGCTAATCAAGATCTTGCGACGTCAGATGCAATTAAAATTTCTCGTGAAGTTGACCCCACAG GAGAAAGGACACTTGGAGTTTTAACTAAGATTGATCTTATGGACAAGGGTACTGATGCAGTTGAG ATATTGGAAGGAAAAGCTTACAAGCTAAAGTTTCCATGGGTCGGTGTTGTCAACCGCTCCCAAGCTGACATCAACAAAAACACTGACATGATAGCTGCCAGACGTAGGGAACGTGACTATTTTGCAACTACACCAGAATACAAGCACCTGGCTCATAGGATGGGTTCTGAGCATCTAGGGAAGATTCTTTCCAAG CATCTGGAGCAAGTCATCAAGTCTAGAATCCCTGGCCTTCAGTCCCTTATTAGCAAAACTGTTATTGAACTAGAAACAGAGCTGAGCAGTCTTGGGAAGCCGGTTGCTAATGATGCTGGA GGCAAGTTATACATGATTATGGAAATCTGCCGCAATTTTGATGGAATTTTTAAAGAACATCTTGATGGCAT ACGGTCAGGCGGtgacaaaatatataacatatttgatAACCAGCTTCCTGCTGCTTTAAAAAGGTTGCAATTTGACAAACAACTTTCTATGGAGAATGTTCGTAAGCTAATTACTGAAGCTGATGGTTATCAGCCTCATTTGATAGCTCCTGAGCAAGGATATCGTCGCCTTATTGAATCTTCATTGGTATCTGTTAAGGGACCAGCAGAGGCTGCTGTTGATGCT GTTCATTCCGTACTAAAGGAACTGGTACACAAGTCAATCAAAGAGACTATG GAGCTAAGGCAATACCCAACACTGAGAGTTGAAGTTGCAAACGCAGCGGGTGAATCTCTGGACAGGATGAAGGAAGAAAGTAGAAAAGCAACTATGCAGCTGGTAGAAATGGAGTATAATTACCTTACAGTTGATTTCTTCAGAAAACTTCCTCAAGATATTGAAAAGGGTGGAAACCCCACTCTTTCAATCTTTGATAGATACAATGATTCTTACCTAAGGAGAATTG GATCAAATGTTTTATCATATGTCAACATGGTATGTGCGGGTCTGAGAAACTCCATTCCAAAGTCTATCGTTTATTGTCAAGTCAGAGAGGCTAAGCGAAGTTTACTCGATATTTTCTTCGCTGAATTGGGCACAAAAGAG GCTAAACAGTTGGGGAGATTATTGGACGAAGATCCAGCAGTCATGCAAAGGCGTATCTCACTTGCAAAGAGACTTGAACTATACCGAGCTGCTCAAGCTGAGGTTGACGCGGTTGCATGGTCCAAGTAA